The proteins below are encoded in one region of Flammeovirga kamogawensis:
- a CDS encoding TonB-dependent receptor produces the protein MQSKALLLLFTLYIFFVSGVLAQTNGNLQGKITDAKSGEAVVFCTVLVESAKKSTYTNDFGNFAISNLKEGVHKVVIARTGYKKTEHSITITSNASYTLNVQLEEEQTQLDEVLIVEQSEATKMETQGFAAKSISTEKVQVQSIQLNNLLDETPGITVRQTGGMGSDASYSINGLTGNAIRFFIDGVPMEYYGSSYSINSLPVSIIEKMEVYKGVVPVELGSDALGGAINITTKNKTDKALDVSYSGGSFNTHQTSISGNYRDEKSGFTFRGSAFYNYSDNNYEVWGKDVYVTDPETGRIDRSVKAKRFNDGYEAYGTKLDIGFTDKKWADQFFISFLASDMYKEVQHGATMEIPYGERYYTQSTVMPSLSYNKKDFLAKGLDVSLFSAYSERTRQVVDTTKNVYNWYGEVWNTKPVGGEQGTPTLAKTDEGTFINRININYALNDNNTVTFNQVFTKFNRVSDDPMAEVGKRALNDEQNMTKNIMGLSLQNRAFDNKLKTNVFGKYYGYSYDNVDAVYENNTYVPYHKSSQDHNYGYGIASSYQLTSDFLVSLSYEKAIRIPKANELFGNDAQNVFATDSLKPEQSQNINLGLRYGTLYFGPHSLTLSTNFFYRDVTDLIQQTTFVTGGQDYFVYENLTSILSKGVDFQVDYNYDSKLDVTFSASYTDARDKAKYDQNGNENLHYNSRLKNEPFFQINSSVRYNFRDVIQEQGNLSVYWTIRYVHEFYRNWESIGKYDKDMIPTQFVNNAGVSYSFPKRKMSLSIDVKNIFNEQVFDNFAIQQPGRGVFMKINYSIF, from the coding sequence ATGCAATCTAAAGCATTACTGTTATTATTTACGTTATACATTTTTTTTGTCAGTGGTGTTTTAGCACAAACTAATGGAAACTTACAAGGGAAAATTACTGATGCAAAATCAGGTGAGGCTGTTGTTTTTTGTACCGTTTTAGTAGAATCGGCTAAAAAAAGTACTTACACTAACGATTTTGGGAATTTTGCCATTTCTAATTTAAAAGAAGGAGTGCATAAAGTTGTAATTGCAAGAACAGGTTATAAAAAAACAGAACATTCAATTACAATAACTTCCAATGCTTCATATACATTAAATGTACAACTAGAAGAAGAGCAAACGCAATTAGATGAAGTATTAATTGTTGAACAATCTGAAGCTACCAAGATGGAAACGCAAGGTTTTGCGGCAAAATCAATCTCTACAGAAAAAGTACAAGTTCAATCAATTCAATTAAATAACCTTCTTGATGAAACTCCTGGAATTACAGTAAGACAAACAGGAGGAATGGGTTCGGATGCGTCCTATAGTATCAATGGATTAACGGGTAATGCTATTCGCTTTTTTATTGATGGAGTACCAATGGAATATTACGGAAGTTCGTATTCTATTAATTCATTGCCAGTATCAATTATAGAAAAAATGGAGGTATACAAAGGGGTTGTTCCTGTGGAATTAGGAAGTGATGCTTTGGGTGGTGCAATTAATATAACGACTAAAAATAAAACAGACAAAGCATTAGATGTTTCTTATTCTGGTGGTTCTTTTAATACACACCAAACTTCTATTAGTGGTAACTACCGTGATGAAAAATCTGGTTTTACGTTTAGGGGTTCTGCATTTTATAACTACTCCGATAATAATTATGAAGTGTGGGGCAAAGATGTTTATGTAACCGATCCAGAAACAGGTAGAATTGATAGAAGCGTTAAAGCAAAACGTTTTAATGATGGATACGAAGCCTACGGTACTAAATTAGATATTGGTTTTACAGATAAAAAATGGGCAGATCAATTTTTTATCAGTTTTCTAGCTTCTGATATGTACAAAGAAGTACAACATGGAGCAACTATGGAAATTCCGTATGGCGAAAGATATTATACTCAGAGTACGGTTATGCCAAGTTTATCGTACAACAAAAAAGACTTTTTAGCTAAAGGCTTAGATGTAAGTCTATTTTCTGCTTATTCAGAAAGAACACGTCAGGTGGTGGATACTACAAAAAATGTATACAATTGGTACGGCGAAGTTTGGAATACAAAACCTGTAGGTGGAGAACAAGGTACACCAACTTTGGCTAAAACAGACGAAGGGACGTTTATTAACCGTATCAATATTAATTATGCTTTAAACGATAACAATACAGTTACTTTTAATCAGGTATTTACAAAGTTTAATAGAGTATCTGACGACCCAATGGCAGAGGTAGGGAAAAGAGCTTTAAATGATGAGCAAAACATGACGAAAAATATCATGGGCTTATCGTTACAAAACAGAGCATTTGATAATAAATTAAAGACCAATGTATTTGGTAAATATTATGGATATAGCTACGATAATGTAGATGCTGTGTATGAAAACAATACCTATGTTCCATATCATAAAAGTAGCCAAGACCACAATTATGGATATGGAATAGCAAGTAGTTACCAATTAACATCAGATTTTTTGGTGTCTTTATCTTATGAAAAAGCAATTCGTATACCTAAAGCGAACGAACTTTTTGGTAACGATGCTCAAAATGTTTTTGCGACAGACTCATTAAAGCCAGAACAAAGTCAAAATATCAATTTAGGCTTAAGGTATGGAACACTTTATTTTGGTCCGCATAGCTTAACATTATCTACCAACTTCTTTTATAGAGATGTTACAGACTTAATACAACAAACAACTTTTGTAACCGGTGGACAAGATTATTTTGTGTACGAAAACCTTACAAGTATTTTAAGTAAAGGAGTAGATTTTCAAGTAGATTATAACTACGATTCTAAATTGGATGTTACTTTCTCTGCCTCATATACAGATGCAAGAGACAAGGCAAAGTATGATCAGAATGGAAATGAAAATCTACATTATAACTCTAGGTTAAAGAACGAACCGTTTTTTCAGATAAACAGCAGTGTTCGTTATAATTTTAGAGATGTAATACAGGAACAAGGAAATTTAAGCGTGTATTGGACGATCCGTTACGTACACGAGTTTTATAGAAATTGGGAATCTATTGGTAAGTATGATAAAGATATGATACCTACTCAATTTGTAAATAATGCAGGAGTGAGTTACAGCTTCCCAAAAAGAAAAATGTCTTTAAGTATTGATGTAAAAAACATCTTTAACGAACAAGTCTTCGACAACTTTGCCATTCAACAACCTGGCAGAGGTGTATTTATGAAAATCAATTATTCTATTTTTTAA
- a CDS encoding DUF4374 domain-containing protein: MMKFYQSNILIKVFAFLGIISITSCNNDDTTNETPIDPTEKVFNIAADVSTTDAAMVYMAPTNSLTEGDFSIVANGTEMKGERSAYLAEANGLIYNLNYGTGVIRELEYDGKSSYNQLTEISVQQFVGTHPRFEVVSNESLLAFYVATSEPNAQNEVEVTLQVVKMKIPGLQIEETEEISLGKYAENDAYVSRVDAPVVMNGKVYFGTQQKINGNPDGFADDLATIVLDYPSFENYSIVHSSQSKGHNYGYRGRSMYEYQNAVYQVNWPVDGADVVFTKLVDGDYDNSYSFNVTETLGGGSFGSVNWFHIGGGKGYVAIEDKSIDDDNNWYLARVDVINKTIEKVEGIPYSDLFKYQNAVVEGEKFYMAISPNGGESFVYEIENTTATPGLQLDGGNVYVQGIY, translated from the coding sequence ATGATGAAATTTTATCAATCAAATATCCTTATCAAAGTATTCGCATTTTTAGGAATTATTTCTATTACATCATGTAATAACGATGATACTACAAACGAAACACCAATTGATCCAACAGAAAAGGTATTTAATATTGCAGCAGATGTTTCTACAACTGATGCAGCTATGGTTTATATGGCGCCAACAAACTCTTTAACAGAGGGAGATTTTTCTATTGTTGCTAATGGAACAGAAATGAAAGGTGAACGTTCTGCATATCTTGCAGAAGCAAACGGTTTAATTTATAACCTTAACTATGGTACAGGGGTAATTAGAGAATTAGAATACGATGGAAAATCATCTTATAATCAACTAACTGAGATTAGTGTACAACAATTTGTAGGCACTCACCCAAGATTTGAAGTAGTGAGCAACGAAAGTTTATTGGCTTTTTATGTGGCTACTTCTGAACCAAACGCACAAAATGAAGTAGAGGTAACACTTCAAGTTGTAAAAATGAAAATTCCTGGTTTACAGATTGAAGAAACGGAAGAAATTTCTTTAGGGAAATATGCAGAAAATGATGCGTATGTTTCTAGAGTAGATGCTCCTGTTGTTATGAATGGGAAAGTTTATTTTGGTACACAACAAAAGATTAATGGTAATCCTGATGGTTTTGCAGATGACTTAGCTACAATTGTGTTGGATTACCCATCTTTTGAAAATTATTCTATTGTACATTCTTCTCAGTCTAAAGGACATAATTACGGTTATAGAGGTCGTTCTATGTATGAATACCAAAATGCAGTATACCAAGTGAACTGGCCTGTAGATGGTGCTGATGTTGTTTTTACAAAATTAGTAGATGGAGATTACGACAATTCGTATTCTTTTAATGTAACAGAAACGCTAGGAGGCGGTAGTTTTGGTTCTGTAAACTGGTTCCACATTGGAGGCGGTAAAGGGTATGTGGCTATAGAAGATAAATCTATTGACGATGATAATAACTGGTATTTAGCTCGAGTTGATGTGATCAATAAAACAATCGAGAAAGTAGAAGGAATTCCATATTCTGATCTATTTAAATACCAAAATGCTGTAGTAGAAGGAGAGAAATTCTATATGGCAATAAGCCCTAATGGTGGAGAATCTTTTGTCTATGAAATCGAAAATACAACTGCAACACCAGGTCTACAATTAGATGGTGGTAATGTTTATGTTCAAGGTATTTACTAA
- a CDS encoding PepSY-associated TM helix domain-containing protein, translating into MRLKKSLLRKKRKNESIFKYIMSVSHLWLGLLSSVVVFVVCMSGATYSFKTQIQELLNYDVVFSRDSKGDDFVSINVLQNQFESEGLLITSITIPETTSRNILVTYKDQTDEEGHFYVHPENGKIIGTSSSSAGDFFNLMKQIHKELLLGKVGKQIVGASILIFVVLLLSGLVVWFPKKTTQLKKGLTIKWSAKLPRVIYDLHNTLGFYTFILLLFISVTGLYVSYSWVKSGIIVSLGGVAVLSENSSEAAKAEMSNVFASFLDDVIDSQSDKQKELKEISLDSLLSDVNLKLPYKAITILDFPTEEEAYYHITKINQENLLKAILPDEIEYTKEGEFKSLQKFTDQPLHKQFTAISLPLHTGEIMGLPGIILYFIATLIAASMPVTGILIWVRKL; encoded by the coding sequence ATGCGACTGAAGAAATCACTTTTAAGAAAAAAGAGAAAGAACGAAAGCATTTTTAAATACATCATGTCCGTGTCACATTTGTGGCTCGGACTTTTGTCGAGTGTGGTAGTTTTTGTGGTATGTATGAGTGGAGCAACCTATTCATTTAAAACACAAATACAAGAATTGCTTAATTATGATGTTGTTTTTTCGAGGGATAGTAAAGGAGACGATTTTGTTTCAATAAATGTACTTCAAAATCAGTTTGAATCAGAGGGCTTATTGATTACGAGTATAACAATTCCTGAAACTACATCAAGAAATATTTTAGTTACCTATAAAGATCAAACTGATGAAGAGGGACATTTTTATGTACACCCTGAGAATGGAAAAATAATAGGAACAAGCAGTAGCTCTGCGGGTGATTTCTTCAACTTAATGAAGCAAATACACAAAGAGTTATTACTTGGAAAAGTAGGAAAACAGATTGTAGGTGCATCAATTTTAATATTTGTTGTTCTATTACTATCAGGGTTAGTAGTATGGTTTCCTAAAAAAACTACACAACTTAAAAAAGGGCTAACTATTAAATGGTCGGCCAAGTTGCCAAGAGTAATTTATGACCTACACAATACACTCGGTTTTTATACTTTTATATTGCTATTATTTATTTCAGTTACAGGTTTATATGTTTCTTATTCTTGGGTGAAAAGTGGTATAATAGTTTCGTTAGGAGGTGTGGCTGTCTTATCAGAAAACAGTTCGGAAGCTGCCAAAGCAGAAATGTCTAATGTGTTTGCTTCTTTTTTAGATGATGTAATTGATAGTCAATCTGATAAGCAAAAAGAACTGAAAGAGATCTCTTTAGATAGTTTATTAAGTGATGTAAACCTGAAATTACCTTATAAAGCCATAACCATTTTAGACTTCCCAACTGAGGAAGAAGCCTATTATCACATCACTAAAATTAACCAAGAAAATTTACTTAAAGCAATTCTACCAGATGAGATAGAATATACGAAAGAAGGAGAATTTAAGTCACTTCAAAAGTTTACAGATCAACCACTACACAAACAATTTACAGCCATTTCATTACCCCTACATACAGGCGAAATAATGGGTTTACCAGGCATAATTCTATATTTTATTGCCACTTTAATTGCCGCATCTATGCCTGTAACAGGCATATTAATTTGGGTAAGGAAGCTTTGA
- a CDS encoding HupE/UreJ family protein codes for MKVNLKKVLLFIFLFIPFLGFAHDVTSADQELLKTGGLFAYLRVGATHMLTGYDHLLFLAGVVFYLKGFKDILKFITAFTIGHCITLIGATYLGITANEHLVDGVIALSILYKGFENLGGFKKLGINAPNLLIMVVIFGLIHGFGLSTKLQSFENGNNDFLAKILCFNLGVEIGQILALIPIVFIITYSRKLTDFPAFYKAVNWYLMIAGVGLFAYQMYLF; via the coding sequence ATGAAAGTGAATTTAAAAAAAGTACTTCTATTCATCTTCTTATTTATCCCTTTTTTAGGGTTTGCTCATGATGTAACAAGTGCAGATCAGGAATTACTCAAAACAGGAGGGTTATTCGCTTACCTTAGAGTAGGTGCCACTCATATGCTAACAGGTTACGACCATTTGCTATTTTTAGCAGGAGTAGTTTTTTATTTAAAAGGATTTAAAGATATACTAAAATTTATTACTGCCTTTACTATTGGGCATTGTATTACGCTTATTGGAGCTACATATTTAGGTATTACTGCAAATGAACATTTAGTTGATGGAGTGATTGCACTAAGTATTTTGTATAAGGGTTTTGAAAATTTAGGAGGTTTTAAAAAGCTTGGTATTAACGCCCCTAACTTACTAATAATGGTAGTGATTTTTGGGTTAATTCATGGTTTTGGTCTCTCCACTAAATTACAATCTTTTGAAAATGGAAATAACGATTTCCTAGCTAAAATTCTTTGTTTTAACCTAGGAGTTGAAATAGGACAAATTCTAGCTCTTATACCTATTGTGTTTATCATTACGTATTCTCGTAAATTGACAGATTTCCCAGCATTTTATAAAGCAGTAAATTGGTATTTAATGATTGCTGGTGTTGGGTTGTTTGCTTATCAGATGTATTTGTTTTAA
- a CDS encoding DUF4198 domain-containing protein, with the protein MKLIARTFDKVIGFKLTQPLFLLSALIMLSSHDLYIKMETYFLKPNQETTLSLYNGTFESSENSITRNRILDASIVSHGNRQTIDSSKWKDQDSTITQLSFTAGNAGTYVVGVSTKANTLAQSAFDFNVYLKHDGVLDMLSHRFDNALLDQDVVESYQKHVKAIYQVGEVKTDDWNTVLGYPIEFIPMESPYKKHTGETIDIRLLVDGKPVINQLVYANHKGIAHTHDGGEAHSHTHGQKLRTNEQGIVTVTLDEDGIYYLRTIHMVEVNNAEVTHKSKWATLSFEVTNEHGTHNSHHHKEEGIPTSGFIVVSIAIIGLLFIYFKYKG; encoded by the coding sequence ATGAAATTAATTGCAAGAACCTTTGATAAGGTAATTGGTTTTAAATTGACTCAGCCATTATTTCTCTTATCTGCACTTATCATGTTAAGTAGTCATGATTTGTATATTAAAATGGAAACCTACTTCTTGAAACCTAATCAAGAAACAACCCTCAGTTTATACAATGGCACTTTTGAGAGTAGTGAAAATAGTATCACTCGTAACCGTATTTTAGATGCATCTATTGTCAGTCATGGAAATAGACAAACCATAGATTCAAGTAAATGGAAAGATCAGGACAGTACTATTACACAACTTTCTTTTACTGCGGGTAATGCCGGAACTTATGTAGTTGGGGTATCAACAAAAGCAAATACTTTAGCACAATCTGCTTTCGATTTTAATGTTTATTTAAAACATGATGGTGTATTGGATATGCTATCACATCGTTTTGATAATGCATTATTGGATCAAGATGTTGTAGAGAGTTATCAAAAACATGTAAAGGCAATTTATCAGGTAGGAGAAGTAAAAACAGATGATTGGAATACAGTTTTAGGTTATCCTATTGAGTTTATTCCAATGGAAAGCCCCTACAAGAAACACACTGGAGAAACTATTGATATAAGATTATTAGTAGATGGTAAACCCGTAATTAATCAATTAGTTTATGCCAATCATAAAGGAATAGCTCATACTCATGATGGTGGTGAAGCCCATTCACATACCCATGGTCAGAAATTAAGAACGAATGAACAAGGTATTGTTACCGTCACGCTAGATGAAGATGGAATTTACTATCTCAGAACAATTCATATGGTTGAGGTAAACAATGCTGAAGTAACTCATAAATCAAAATGGGCAACTTTATCTTTTGAAGTAACCAATGAACATGGTACTCATAATTCTCATCACCATAAAGAAGAAGGCATTCCAACTTCAGGTTTTATAGTAGTGAGTATCGCTATCATTGGTTTGTTATTTATTTACTTTAAATATAAGGGCTAG
- a CDS encoding DUF6377 domain-containing protein, with amino-acid sequence MKLSIRLCIFLIVGIINFSIAQNETDSLFKVLDDAIEKREIYLKEKNNSINEFRVLLENDTTDLKDKYFYATEIYEQYLVFEFYGALHFAYVAIDVAKQLNEQKLINESRLNLARILVIAGIYQESSEILDALDIRNLSNDLLVKYFLIRKELYNQLYYYSPTKIIKQGYQNKYINYCDSLLEVLPENSESNLEILETRALDNRKLDKAKKLNALRLSRYSIGQHNYSKIAFQRSLIYEVAKDDSNQKKYLILSAISDIKGVIKDNASLSTLAFKLYHEGDVERAYKYINICYEDALFYNSKLRAIQIANILPVISQSYEAQLISQKSRLESFNIIITIMSIILFVAIIFIYKQVKSVRSVRNTTVEINNKLRESNAEQKKANEQLTKLHTDLTNTNLIKEIYIGEFLKICSDYIEKLEYQSTHTKRMLVARKYGELLKELKDDDVRKKEMKLFYKNFDQTFLHIYPTFVDDFNKLLEPDQPVLIKNKDLLNTELRIFALVRLGINDSAKISKLLGNSVTTIYNYRVKIKNKSIVDRENFDDYVMRIGDV; translated from the coding sequence ATGAAACTATCAATACGATTATGTATTTTTTTGATTGTAGGCATTATTAATTTTTCAATAGCCCAAAACGAAACAGATTCTTTATTTAAGGTCCTTGATGATGCAATTGAAAAAAGGGAGATCTATCTAAAAGAAAAAAACAATAGTATTAATGAATTTAGGGTATTGTTAGAGAATGATACAACAGATTTAAAGGATAAATATTTTTATGCTACAGAAATATATGAGCAATATTTAGTGTTTGAATTTTATGGAGCCTTACATTTTGCATACGTAGCTATTGATGTGGCCAAACAACTAAATGAACAAAAACTAATTAATGAAAGTCGATTAAATTTAGCTAGAATATTAGTGATAGCAGGTATCTATCAAGAAAGTAGTGAAATACTTGATGCTTTAGATATTCGGAATTTATCAAACGATTTATTAGTAAAGTATTTCTTAATAAGAAAAGAATTATACAACCAACTTTACTACTACTCTCCAACAAAAATAATTAAGCAAGGTTATCAGAATAAATACATTAATTATTGTGATTCTTTATTAGAAGTTTTACCAGAGAATTCTGAAAGTAATTTAGAAATATTAGAAACAAGAGCACTTGACAATAGAAAATTAGATAAAGCAAAAAAACTAAATGCTTTACGTTTATCAAGGTATTCTATCGGACAACATAATTATTCTAAAATTGCTTTTCAGCGTTCTTTAATTTATGAAGTGGCAAAAGACGATAGTAATCAAAAAAAATATTTAATACTTTCAGCAATTTCAGATATTAAGGGAGTGATAAAAGATAATGCATCCCTGTCTACACTAGCTTTTAAGTTATATCATGAAGGAGATGTAGAAAGAGCGTATAAATACATAAACATATGCTATGAAGATGCCTTGTTTTATAATTCAAAATTAAGAGCTATTCAGATAGCGAACATCTTGCCTGTAATTTCTCAATCTTATGAAGCACAGTTGATAAGTCAAAAATCACGCTTGGAGAGTTTTAATATAATTATCACAATTATGTCTATCATTCTTTTTGTGGCTATAATTTTTATTTACAAGCAGGTAAAATCTGTACGCTCCGTTAGAAATACTACCGTTGAAATAAACAATAAATTAAGAGAATCTAATGCAGAACAGAAAAAAGCAAATGAGCAGCTTACAAAACTCCACACTGATTTGACAAATACGAACCTTATAAAAGAAATTTATATAGGGGAGTTCTTAAAAATCTGCAGCGATTATATTGAGAAATTAGAATACCAAAGCACACATACAAAAAGAATGCTGGTAGCTAGAAAATATGGAGAATTACTAAAGGAGTTGAAGGATGATGATGTTCGTAAAAAAGAAATGAAACTTTTTTACAAGAATTTTGATCAAACTTTCTTACATATTTACCCCACTTTTGTAGATGATTTTAATAAATTATTAGAACCTGATCAACCCGTTTTAATAAAGAACAAAGATTTATTAAATACTGAATTAAGAATATTTGCACTCGTTAGACTTGGTATAAATGATAGTGCTAAGATCTCTAAATTACTAGGGAACTCGGTTACTACAATTTATAATTACAGAGTAAAGATTAAAAATAAATCGATTGTAGATAGAGAGAATTTTGATGACTATGTTATGAGAATTGGGGATGTATAA